The Oleiphilus messinensis DNA segment AATTTTTTTTGTATCCATTCAAATCGATTTTAACTGCGTTTCGGCAGTGATAGTTAGTGTAGACCGTTTTCCTGATTCTGAGTATGAAATTCCCGTAATTGTCAGTATTGGGTTGTTAAAATTCCGGCCTGAGTGAAAAGTGTACAGCCTTTGGTAAATGTACTATTTTTGCCAGACATTGTTGAGAAAAGACACATCAAGCTCTTCATTACGGGGATCACAGGAGGAACCATGTATGACCGTTATCGACGGTTTCTGTTTTTGTTAATGTTTTGTGCTTGCACCGTCTCCCCGGCGGAAACCATTGTCATCTCCACAGGGGAATGGATGCCGCTGATATCATCCCGTCTTAAAAACGACGGGCCGATTTCGATGGTAGTTCGAGAAGCATTTGCGACTCAGGGTATCGCGGTGGAATTCGAGTATTATCCCTGGAAGCGCGCGCTGGAGGAAGTCAACCTTGGCAGAGTTCATGGCAGTTCCGCCTGGCGGGTCACACCTGAACGTGATGCGCTTTATTATTTTAGTGATGAAGTTTATGAAGGGTTAAACGTTTTTTTTCATTTGGAGACGAATGATTTCGACTGGAACAGCTTCAGAGACCTGAATCGTTATCGCATTGGCGGGGTGCTTGGTTATGCTTACAGCATCGATTTCAAAGCGGCAGAAGATCGTGGCGAGTTTCAGGTAATCCGGATACGGGATGAGAAAAGTCTGGTTTCGATGTTGCTGTCGGATCGCCTGGACGCATTCCCGGCGAACCGGGAAGTCGGATTACATGCCATTCTCGTTATGGCCCCCGGGGCATACGCTCGTATCAGGATGCACCCCAAGCCGCTGGAAAAAAAGCCCCTTCATCTGGTGCTTAAAAAAGATAAAGACGGAAAGAGGCTGTTACAGCGCTTTAATCAGGGCCTCGCCGCGTTGAAGAAGTCCGGGCGTTATCAGCTTATTTATGAGGGGGCTCGTTAACCGGCTCAAGTTTGCCTGCTTTGCACAGCGTTGCGTAATGCTTGCGAGCCATCCAGCCATAGGCAAGCCAGAGCAGTCCGAATGTAATCAGGCTGAGCACGATAAAACCACCAATCAACCAGATACTGCCGACCTCGGAGAGCGTGCTCAGTACAATCACCCGAGTTGCCTCATCGAGCAGCAGATAACCAAGCAGCACCATCGTGACCAATGAAATTACCCACATAATCGAGAAAGAATGCAATGTGAGCATGAGTTGCTCCCGTGGTTCCGGCGGGCGCTTATGGTCTCGGATAAACTTGTCGACGGCGATAAAACCCGCGCTAAACAAAACCACGGCGGAAACACCGGAACTGCCATCCATTTCCAGCAGTGAAAAAATAAGCGCGGTGATTGCACTCAGTGCCAGATAAGCCAGCGTAAATCGAATCAGATAGGGCGCTAGTGTCTTTGGAGTACCAGCAGTGTCTACAGTCCGTTGCATATTGGGTTCCTTCATATACGGTTCACATTTAAATAACCTTGCGCATTATACACGAACCCGCCAGTGGTGCCTGATTTAAGTTGAAGTGCGAGATAAATGGCGGCGTTAGCCAAAAATCACAATTTGTGAGAGATCTCCTACAACAATATAGGTCATGGCTTGCATACGGTTAAACTTCAAAACAGTACAGTTAGGCGTTTATCGTTTCAGGCAGAGGCCTGTCAAATTCAGATTGAGGCGTGTTCAAGTTGCTAGATAGGCACTACATACAACTTTAGCGCCTGCGTTTTTGTTAGGGGGCAACAATGACACACCCATCTCCATCTTCCTAGGAGCAGAAGGCATTTCCGGGTATTATCCAAATGGTTCTGCTCGATTCTCCAATGAACCTCTCACTCTCCGAGTTACAGTCTTTTCTACGCGAAGCGCTCAACAACCCTGAAATTTCCGTGCAAGGTGATGAGGCGGATAAGAACAATTTCATTATTTTGTGGGGGAAAATGGCATTTGCTTTAATGCACATTGATTCGCCAATCCCGTCCGAAACCTTTGACATCGCTTTACGGACCAGTTTTGGACTTCAAAACGGGGAACAGCTGGTTAAAGCGCACAAAGCCCATCTGATTATCTCTCCCATTAACGCTGCCGGGCATCAACTTGCCGCGATTTATAACGCCTTGGGCGTTATGACCTTGGCTGATTTAATAAGGGAAAAAATCAATGTGTTAGCGCACTTCTGGTCTGCATCTGAAATATTAATGGATGCAGATCAATTCAAGCAGGCGCTTGCCGGTGCAGAGAGCGCGTTTTCCAAATATCGTCGTAAAGAAGCCAATGCGTGGTATGACCTTCCGGTACAACGTTGGGTTGGCATGCGAATGATATCCCCAGATCGCCAGACCCAATTTGGTGCCCGGACACAAGGCCTCGCGGCATTAACCGGCTTTGAGATCCAAATCGACCCATTCCCCTCCAGTCCGCAGGAAGTGGCCAAGCACCTGTATGGCATGGCCAGTTATGCGCTGAACCATGGGCCAGTGTTTAAAGACGGCGATACTATCGGGATAAGCGCAGAACAACAATTCCGAATCAGCCGTCGAGCAGATAATACTCCTGTACTTTGGGTAATGGTTATAGAGAGTACTTGTCATTGATGAATCTAGTTGCAGATTTGCAGACTACGGTATTAATAGTCCAAAGGTATCATTCGTGTAGTTTGCTGCCGAAAGCCTCTCATATGAATGGTTAGCCATATTTTTCAGTCTGGACCTAGCTCTTGACAACCAATCCTTGAGCTTGGTCCGAAAGAAGATATTTACACAAGCATATAAGGAAAAATAATGTTTTATCGGTTCCTTTCGAAACTTGCAACGCAAGAGCGTTTGGAAGTGTTTCCTGTGCCATTGAAGGGTAGTAGTTGGGAAAAACCAGCTGCCTGGATACCTTACATGAGAGATTACGAAGAAAAATTCAATCCAATTCAACTATCCAAAGATACCTCTGGTGTCAATCTGTTCCAAGCACCGTATTACACTGAGTCTGGTTCTCGTGGGCTACGGCTTCGATATCACGTGGAGAAGGCGATTGAGAAAGTACCTGATATTTGGGGCATTGAAGGACGGCTGATTGTTTCTGAAAAATTTAAGCGCGTTCTCGAATCAGTTGACGATATGCATCATGAATATATTTCAATTGAAATTATTGATTGGAACGAAACAACAATAACAACAGACCAACCTTATTATTGGTTTAATCAACGGCGATTTTTAACGATTGATCCGTTTGACCGAGTTGTAAATCACATGGAAGTAGGTTTTTGTCCAATACCGGGTGAAGAGGATTTTATGGCCCGAGTGCTAGAGACTCAATGCTTACGCGAACTGCTGGAACAATTCCCCATCTGGCAACACATTGGCCTAAAAGGAATGGAAGGCAGAATGTCCCAAGTACGTTGTTTGTTGTATATGAACCAAAAATTAGTTGACGCTTTAGAGGCTGTGAATGTTACTGGCATGGATAAATACAGCCAGAAATATGGTATCGGGGAAGAGTCATTATGCGAAATTTAAGTCCACGTCAGCGATAGCAATACAGGATCAGTGGAATGATTTACCGACTTTCAAGTAAATTCAAAGAAATGTTCTTTGGGTGTGATTGGCCACCAATGCCAGATGGATTAAAACAAGGTAGAGAAGCTAGGGAATATGAGTTTTGTTTCGAGGAGCTGCCATTGTTGCCGACGTCTCTGTCCACTCAATGCCGGGTGTTCAAAGCCCCAATCCGACCTCTATGGAGAATGAATTATAGTCTGGATATTGAAATTAGGCACAAAAACGCGATATTGCCGGATTTTATAGTATGGCGGGGCGGTATTTATGTTACGGAGACTGTGAAAGAAATCATTGAACAGGTAGATCCTTTCGGCCATCAATATTGGCCTGTAACAACATTGATAACTAATAAGAAGAAAAAAGTCGCATGTGACAAGACATATTTCCGAATGAATATGCGTAGATACGTATTCATAGAATCCGCAGGGGATACATTAGAAGAATTGGATTTTAGTCCACTGGGTAGTGAAAGCGAATATATTGCTGCTATTCAGCAGAATTCATCTATAAGATCGTACGTTGAAACACTCCCGATATGGCAACATTTTACGGTTATCGGCAACAAGAGGTTAATTGACGATTCGCAGTTGTATCTCAACAGAACACTAATGAATCGCTTAAAAAATGCCGGAGTAGCTGGCATTCAGGAATACACAGAGTGGCAAGGGAAAAACAAGGAGACAGTTGGGCATGTCTGATTTAAAAGAGGACGATCGTGATTACTTAGATTTCAAATTTGGTAACGGGAATGACAACAGACTTTAGCAATTACGTACAACAACACTCGAGAGAAGCTTTATTGGTCTCAAAAGTGTTTTCAGACACACATTCTTATAGTTTCTTCGGTGGGCGACCACTAATGCCTGAAGGTATGGAATGGCCAAAATCTGAAGTATCGGGAAAGCTCCGCTCCATGCCTTTTTTGGGGCAAATTAATTTATCAGATATTAAAGATTTTCAAATTTTACCAGATGAAATGCCTACCGAAGGAATATTATATTTCTTTTACAATGAAGCGTTAAATTACGGAGGAAACGAGAATGCTCCCTGTGTACTCTATTGCGAGGATACAAACAATTTAGTACCCCGTGACCAGCCTGAACCTCACTCTTCTATTATTGGGAAAGACGAGCTTGCTGGCGGATTTGCACACCGTGCAGGTAAAGCGACGTACCTCCATTTTCCTCGACTTTCTTACCCAAAATATGAAGTTGATTTTGCGGCGTTTAAAGATATACAGCATCCTGACCAAGTACTTTCTAGAAGAGAAGAACTTAAATTCAAGGATGATTACCTATCTATAATGAACATTGAAGTTGAGAATGCCTTAAAGAAGATTTATGGAGAATCTTTCAATGATCACACTGACGTGAGTCAGTTTCCGTTCTTGAAAGTTCTGGACCCAAACAAAGAGGCAACTGGATGCTTCGATTATCAAGAAAGCTCAATATTATCTGGACTTGTGGATTCATGGCCGCAAGCATGGATCCATATTGGTCTGCTTATAAGCAGCAGCGAAATCTTTTGTCAAGGAGGGACTAACTTCAATAAAGGTGGGTTCGGTGCTGTCATACCTGATGACCCAGACAAAGATCGTTTTATTCAGGAATGTGAACATTGGTTAAATGAGGCTAAAAAAAATCCATTCACTAGAGTTCCCGAAGATCAAAAATTACGTTTTTTGAATTGGGCATCTCAACACTATCAAGAGAGCTTCAGAAAGTGGGATCAAGATCGTTCGCAGGTTTTGCACAAAAAAATCCTTTATTTTTTTGCGAGCTTACAGGGGGCTGCTTTTGATGCCACCAACTTGTGCTTGGAGTTGGAACAGTCAAAAAGAGACTTGCTTACTGTTAAAGAGAAAGAAGCCTATATTAAACAGACTACCAGTGAACCGCATGTCTACGGATTCCACGCAAAACACCAAATATTTGGGTTTGGTTACAATACTCAAGGCGAAGCCGAGGCAAATGTAGAAAATGTCTTGCTACTCCAATTGTATACTGATCACTCAATGTTGTGGTCCTTTTGTGATCTTGGCTTGCTTCAATTTTGGATAACCCATGAAGACCTTCAAGCGCTCCGTTTTGACAAGGCGTTTGTTTCCCAAAGTTAACTTGCATAGCTAGCCGCTAACTTTGCGTATTTAAAATACTCGATTTTTTAATTGGTTGGAAATGAACAGGACAGGCATTGCCAAAACTCGGTGTAACTTATGTTTTATAGATTCTTATCCAAGCTCGCCACACAAGAACGATTGGAAGCATTCCCAGTACCGATTCCCAATAGTGATAAGTCTGGATGGATGCCGGTCACGAAAAACTACGAGGAAAACTTTAAGTCTATCGACACGGGTTTTAATGGTTTAGTGATGTATCAAGCTCCTCGGTATGAAAAGTTTCGACCGCAACCGCATGGTCTTTGCCTTCGTTTTGAATAAGGGCACAGAAAATGCGCCCCACCCGATATTTGGGGCGTTGAGGAGGTCGGGTGCCGCTTAGAGCGTGATCTTGTGCGTAGTGTTTTGACTCTTAGGTAAATCAATTGCCACTGAGCAAAGCTTGATAAGCAGTGCCTACTGTTATGATGCTGTGGATATGAGTGGAAGCAAACATGTTGCGTGATGGAGCTGTACGCTTGATAGAAGACTTAATTAAAGTGAGATACAACATGAACTATGAACCGATTTATGAAAGCAACGAAAGATTTACAGCGTTTCCTGATCCTGATGAGGTTTTTTCAACTGACTTTGAAAAAGCGATGTTGCTGCCATTGGGAATATATCGTCCAAGCATTGGTAACAACAACGAAATTCTTCTCGCAGCTCCTTATGGCGACGAACAAGGTTATATCTCTAATCGAAATAGAGGGCAGCACTGTGGAGAAACATGGTTAACCTATTCTAAGCATGATGGAAAATGGAGATTAGATTGTTCTCCAGATGAGTTGGCTTCTTTTGATATCTATAAAGAAGATGCGATTGATGCGTATAGCAGTAGAAAAGAGGGATTTAAAAATGACGGTTTCATTCGAAATCCACGATTTGTCGAGGGAAGTGAGGTGATTGGTGCCGATGGGCAGCCAATTAGAGAAAAAATAACACTATTTAATTTGACCACTGAGTATGCATCTAGTGGTGAAAATTGGTTTGGTGGAATAGAACAATATTTACCATTCAAGGTTTTGCAGGATGTTGATAGTCACGGGTTCGATCTGGTTATGTTATTGGATGAGAGTGGATTTGAGTATAAATATCTTGGGCATGTTTGTGCAGCCAAGTACGCTCCCAAGATTCTTTTTGTAGATATTCACTTTTTTTATAGCCCTTTTAATCGGAGGGTCCTGCTAGTTCATGAATTTACTTAGAAGTTTGGAAAATATTTATTGATTTTAAGAGAGATTTGAACCATGCGAGCCGTTCAATTTGTAAATTTGCTGGCTCTGTTTTAAACGTTTGTGAACCTTCATTTTGCTGAATTGAAAATAACGAATTTAACTTTAAGAATTTTAGAGCATGTAGAACGAACAGGACAGGCATTGCGCCGACAAGTAATTCGCCTGAGCTTTAGGTTATGACCATAGCGAAAGTGTAGTCCTTCAATTGTTGTGAATAACGTTTCATATTCTGTAAGAGCAAGAAAAAATAGCCGTAATAGGCGAACCCATTTGTTTGTGCTGTCAGCTTCACCTGCAAACACTGTAGTTTTAAGGCGGAATTTGGAGAATGAAAATTGGAATACAAATCAATATACAAGAATAATGATATTTTTACTGCTTTCCCTGACCCTGAAGAAGTTTTCGCTACCGACCTCGAAAAAAGTCTATTGCTACCATTGGGTGTTTATCATCTAACTGATAACGGTGTTCATGATATTTTACTGGCTGCTCCACTTGGAGATGAAGAAGGGATGATTGGAAAGAGAAATCTTAAAGATCGTTGTGGTGAAACATGGTTATCATATTCGAAAAAAAACGGTAAGTGGGCTTTGGAATGTTCACTTGAGAATTTTCGATCATTTGATCATTACTCGGAAAATGCTAGAAAATCTCTGGACGAGCAGAAGATCCAATTTCAGCAAAACGGCTTTTTAAGTCATCCTTGGGGACAAGTTGAAAAACTATCTCTATTTAATACTGGCGGTTATGTGACGTGGTCTAATAGATTTGTACACACCAGTTAAGAGATAATCCTCAAAACTGGAGTGAAAAATGGCTGTAAGAAAGAAGTACTCAAAAGAATTTAAATTAGATGCGATTAGCTTGGTAATAGATCAAGGCTATTCGAAGGCAGAAGCGGCAAGAAATCTTGGCATTAATCCAAATGTGCTTGGACGTTGGATTAAAGAGCATGAAAATGATGACGGTCATGCGTTTCGTGGAAATGGAAAACTGACGCCTGAGCAGGAAGAGCTTCGTCGTTTGCGAGAAGAAAACAAACGACTAAAGATGGAGCGCGATATATTAAAAAAAGCGGCCACCTTTTTTGCCACGGAAGCAAAGTAAAATACGCTTTCATCACCCAGCATAAAAAGGTGTGGCCCGTTGGCATTATGTGCCAGCAATTGGGTGTAACGCGCTCAGGCTATTACAGCTATTTACAGCGTCAAGACAATAAACCTGATGATCCGACTCATTCGGAGATGATTGAGTGGATACAAGATATAGCCAAATCAAGTGATGATACCTATGGCTATCGCAGGATGAAAACAGCATTAAATGTTTTGGGTTACCCGGTTGGCCGGAACAAAACCAGAAAACTGATGAAAGAAGCGGGAATAAAAGTCAAACACAAGAAGAAATACAAAGTAACGACAAACAGCAACCATAAGCAGCCGGTTTTCGATAATCTTCTCGATCGTGAGTTTGCTGTTGAGCAGCCTGACCAGGTCTATGCGTCCGATATCACATACGTCTGGACACAGGAAGGTTGGTTGTATTTAGCGGTAGTGATAGATCTTTACTCTAGAAAAGTAGTTGGATGGAATATGAGCTCACGCATGAAAGCGCAAATGGTTTGTGATGCGCTCAAAATGGCAGTTTGGCAGCGTCGCCCTGAAGCTGGGCTAATACACCACTCTGATCGCGGCTCACAGTATGCCAGCAGGGATTTTAGAAAACTTCTTAAACTACATGGTTTTAAAGGCAGCATGAGTAAGAAGGGTGACTGCTGGGATAATGCCGTCGTTGAAAGTTTCTTTGGCACTTTAAAGCAGGAGCGAGTTCAGTGGAAAAGCTATCAAACAAGAGCTGAAGCTCAGCGGGACATCCTGGAATATATTTCTGTGTTTTATAACAATGAGCGGCTGCATTCGTACCTCGATTACAGAAGTCCGGTACAGTTTGAAAAAGAAATGGTTGAATTAAGAAAAGTAGCTTAACTGGGTTGTACAATTTTGCTTGACCACGTCAATGCATCAAGCAAATATAACTGGTATGTAGATATTCGTAATGAAATTAGGCATCGGTTAGTTGCTACCAAGGATTCGTCTAAACAAGTCATATTGATCGATGAGTCTGGGCACGAGTATATGTATCTAGGATTTGTTGATTCCTCTATCTATGCCCGCCCATTATTGGCGCAACTCCACTACTTCTATAGTGCGTTGAGTGAAAGGGTGTTAGTTATTCATGAGTTTTCCTGATTGCTCAATAGACTATACACACGAGTGTTTCACCGAGATTGAAATTAAACAGAACGAACAGGACAGAACGAACAGGACAGGCATTGCCAAAACCCGGTGTAACTTATGTTTTATAGATTCTTATCCAAGCTCGCCACACAAGAACGATTGGAAGCATTTCCAGTACCGATTCCCAATAGTGATAAGTCTGGATGGATGCCGGTCACGAAAAACTACGAGCAAAACTTTAAACCTATCGACACGGGTTTTAATGGTGTAGTGATGTACCAGGCTCCACGGTATGAAGAGTTAGGGCCCCATGGTCTTTGCCTTCGTTTTCATAAAGGCAAGGAAAATGAAGTCCCACCGGATATATGGGGCGTGGAGGGGAGACTGATCGTGTCCGATAAGGTTAGACGTGTGATCGAATCCGTCGATGAAATGTCCCATGAGTACATTCAAATTCAGTGTATCGACCATCAAGAAAAACCAATTGCCACTGAACAAAACTATTACTGGTTTAACCAGAGACGTTTTCTAAAAATTACGCCAAGTGACCGTGTTGCAACTCGCGAGGAATTGGGGTTTTGCCCGTTTCAGGGGGAAGAGGATTTCCTCGCAAACGTTTTGGATGCCAGGCTTTTGAGGGAGTGCATCGAGAAGTTTCCACTCTGGCAACATTATGGAATAGAGGGAATTAGCGGGAGACTATCTCCAGCGCGCTGTGTTCTTTATTTAAATCAATTCATGTTCAATGAACTTACAAAGAAGAAACTTTCAGGAATAGATTTGTATAGTCAAAAGTTTGGAGTTGGCGAAGAATCGCTTATCGAATTATGACGCAATAATCTTGCTATTCGCTCACTATATTCACCCACGGTGACAAGGTTCCAAAAATGATTAATCGGTTAAAAACGAAGCATGAAGATATTTCTTTTTTCGCGAAACGTCCAACACCACCTAGTGGCATTTTCGCTAGTCAAGAGGGTAAAGAGTACCAATGTTGTTTTGAAGAAATACCAATGGCGCCCAATTGGGCTCATTGCAGAGTATTTAAAGCGCCGATTTTGCCGGAGTGGCGGATGAATAAACACCTGGAGATTGAAAAAAGCAGAAAATCAGTCGGGGAGCTGCCTGACTTTATCGTCTGGAACCACAATATATACGTTTCAGAGATCTTGAAGCACCTTATTGATTGCGAAGACCCATTTGGTCATCAATTTTGGCCTGTAACGGTGTCGGATCAAAAAGGAAAAAACGTGACGGATAAGGCGTATTTTAGAATGAATATGAGACGCTTTATTATGATTGAGAATTTACAGAAAGCCCCAAAAAAAGTTGATTTTGGGATGGGCCCCACTTCGAGAGAGATGGCTTATATTCCAACAATTCAAAATGATTTGAACACTAGACGACAGATTGAGATGTTGCCTATGTGGCAGCATATTGAAGTTGCTGAGAACGGCTACTTTCTGCTCGGGGAAGATGCTCTCTACTTAAATGCACAGTTAATGGCAAAACTCAAAAAAGCAGGCATCACCGGTATAACGGAATACACAGAATATCTTGGGAAAGCGGGGGAGACAGTAGGACATGCCTAATTTAGATGAAAATGGACTTAGTGAGAATTTGAACGCAGCATATGCAGAGACGGTGAAACCTCGCACGGTATCTTTACCACGATGATGTTGCCGTTCCAGTGACTCGTGCGGAAAGCCCGCAGATCCTGATTTAATTTTAGGCAGTACTTTGATTGCGACGTTGGCACTGGGTTGGGGTTTCGCCGTAAAACTGGTGGAATCGGCGACTGAAGTGGCTTGGGTTGCGATATCCGAGGTCAAAGCAGACTCTTGTGATCACTTCTCCTTTACCTATTCGTTCGCGGGCTTGTTGCATTCTCAGTTGGTGTTGGAATTCGGCGGGTGTGCAGCCTAGGTGTTTTTTGAATTCACTAAAAAACCGACTTCGACTCATACAGGCGATTCGGCATAGATTTTCCATTGCGAGAGGCTCGGATAAATGACTGCGAATGTGTTGTAAAACAGCACTTAAGCCGTTCAGGTCGGGCTTTTTCTGACAGGTTTGCAAGAGAAAGTCGCGGGTTTGCTGGCGCAGCATCCGCACTACGAGTTCGCTTATTCCCCAATCGATCAAAAGGTCGCGGTCAGCACCGTCTTCGCTGAAATTCGCCACCAGT contains these protein-coding regions:
- a CDS encoding substrate-binding periplasmic protein; translated protein: MYDRYRRFLFLLMFCACTVSPAETIVISTGEWMPLISSRLKNDGPISMVVREAFATQGIAVEFEYYPWKRALEEVNLGRVHGSSAWRVTPERDALYYFSDEVYEGLNVFFHLETNDFDWNSFRDLNRYRIGGVLGYAYSIDFKAAEDRGEFQVIRIRDEKSLVSMLLSDRLDAFPANREVGLHAILVMAPGAYARIRMHPKPLEKKPLHLVLKKDKDGKRLLQRFNQGLAALKKSGRYQLIYEGAR
- a CDS encoding ABZJ_00895 family protein, with the protein product MKEPNMQRTVDTAGTPKTLAPYLIRFTLAYLALSAITALIFSLLEMDGSSGVSAVVLFSAGFIAVDKFIRDHKRPPEPREQLMLTLHSFSIMWVISLVTMVLLGYLLLDEATRVIVLSTLSEVGSIWLIGGFIVLSLITFGLLWLAYGWMARKHYATLCKAGKLEPVNEPPHK
- a CDS encoding DUF4261 domain-containing protein yields the protein MVLLDSPMNLSLSELQSFLREALNNPEISVQGDEADKNNFIILWGKMAFALMHIDSPIPSETFDIALRTSFGLQNGEQLVKAHKAHLIISPINAAGHQLAAIYNALGVMTLADLIREKINVLAHFWSASEILMDADQFKQALAGAESAFSKYRRKEANAWYDLPVQRWVGMRMISPDRQTQFGARTQGLAALTGFEIQIDPFPSSPQEVAKHLYGMASYALNHGPVFKDGDTIGISAEQQFRISRRADNTPVLWVMVIESTCH
- a CDS encoding imm11 family protein — protein: MFYRFLSKLATQERLEVFPVPLKGSSWEKPAAWIPYMRDYEEKFNPIQLSKDTSGVNLFQAPYYTESGSRGLRLRYHVEKAIEKVPDIWGIEGRLIVSEKFKRVLESVDDMHHEYISIEIIDWNETTITTDQPYYWFNQRRFLTIDPFDRVVNHMEVGFCPIPGEEDFMARVLETQCLRELLEQFPIWQHIGLKGMEGRMSQVRCLLYMNQKLVDALEAVNVTGMDKYSQKYGIGEESLCEI
- a CDS encoding DUF1963 domain-containing protein, which gives rise to MTTDFSNYVQQHSREALLVSKVFSDTHSYSFFGGRPLMPEGMEWPKSEVSGKLRSMPFLGQINLSDIKDFQILPDEMPTEGILYFFYNEALNYGGNENAPCVLYCEDTNNLVPRDQPEPHSSIIGKDELAGGFAHRAGKATYLHFPRLSYPKYEVDFAAFKDIQHPDQVLSRREELKFKDDYLSIMNIEVENALKKIYGESFNDHTDVSQFPFLKVLDPNKEATGCFDYQESSILSGLVDSWPQAWIHIGLLISSSEIFCQGGTNFNKGGFGAVIPDDPDKDRFIQECEHWLNEAKKNPFTRVPEDQKLRFLNWASQHYQESFRKWDQDRSQVLHKKILYFFASLQGAAFDATNLCLELEQSKRDLLTVKEKEAYIKQTTSEPHVYGFHAKHQIFGFGYNTQGEAEANVENVLLLQLYTDHSMLWSFCDLGLLQFWITHEDLQALRFDKAFVSQS
- a CDS encoding IS3 family transposase (programmed frameshift): MAVRKKYSKEFKLDAISLVIDQGYSKAEAARNLGINPNVLGRWIKEHENDDGHAFRGNGKLTPEQEELRRLREENKRLKMERDILKKGGHLFCHGSKVKYAFITQHKKVWPVGIMCQQLGVTRSGYYSYLQRQDNKPDDPTHSEMIEWIQDIAKSSDDTYGYRRMKTALNVLGYPVGRNKTRKLMKEAGIKVKHKKKYKVTTNSNHKQPVFDNLLDREFAVEQPDQVYASDITYVWTQEGWLYLAVVIDLYSRKVVGWNMSSRMKAQMVCDALKMAVWQRRPEAGLIHHSDRGSQYASRDFRKLLKLHGFKGSMSKKGDCWDNAVVESFFGTLKQERVQWKSYQTRAEAQRDILEYISVFYNNERLHSYLDYRSPVQFEKEMVELRKVA
- a CDS encoding imm11 family protein produces the protein MFYRFLSKLATQERLEAFPVPIPNSDKSGWMPVTKNYEQNFKPIDTGFNGVVMYQAPRYEELGPHGLCLRFHKGKENEVPPDIWGVEGRLIVSDKVRRVIESVDEMSHEYIQIQCIDHQEKPIATEQNYYWFNQRRFLKITPSDRVATREELGFCPFQGEEDFLANVLDARLLRECIEKFPLWQHYGIEGISGRLSPARCVLYLNQFMFNELTKKKLSGIDLYSQKFGVGEESLIEL
- a CDS encoding helix-turn-helix domain-containing protein, with the translated sequence MNRLKPRQTPKTLVENRISFAGPNAELSLYDTYLPAQHVDLAAGELLYCGMISGRKILHGRNDYHAEFFPQESFVMAPGEQIQIDFPDASLKSPTSCLTIEISQSRIDQICDQLNHRSPLQTDFDTWQYRHDNVLHSPHTQATQALLERLVANFSEDGADRDLLIDWGISELVVRMLRQQTRDFLLQTCQKKPDLNGLSAVLQHIRSHLSEPLAMENLCRIACMSRSRFFSEFKKHLGCTPAEFQHQLRMQQARERIGKGEVITRVCFDLGYRNPSHFSRRFHQFYGETPTQCQRRNQSTA